The nucleotide window CGACGAACTCCCGCAGTTCGCCGACCGCGCCGCCGCGGACGACTGACCGAACACGGGACGGCTACTTATAAACGAACAAGTGCGGTGGCGCGTGCCTCCGAGCGGTCGCCAGCGGCGACCGCGAGGAGCACCGCGCGAGGGAGTCGACCGGTCGGAGCAACGCGGAGACCGGTCGACGAGGCTGGGGAGGCGTGAGGTTGTGGTGCGGAGCTGTCGGGCGGGAATCGAAGGGGCAGTCGCCGGCGGCTTCGCCGCCGGCTGCCCGAGGCGCGTAGCGCCTCGCTGCCGCGAGGAGGAAGACGCGCGACGTAAGCACTGGAGGGAGCGAACGAAGTGAGCGACCGAAGCGCGCAACGAGCGCATCGACTCCTCGCGGCTTGGGCTTCGGCGGTCTCGGTCGTGACGAGAACGGCCGCGTATGAATGAACGTTCGGGGATTCGAAAGCAGCCGCTATCCGGTCACGACCGACGAGTCACACATACACACCGAAACCGCGAAAAGACCGGTTTTATCGCCACTCGTCGCGCGGAACGCAGTCGGACTCGCGGACCGTGACCCACCGGGTCGTCCGCTCGTCCGGGTCGACGTCCCGCTCGAAGAACGTCACCTCGCCGGTGCCGTCGTCGTCATCGGTCCGTTTACAGACGAGTTCCGGCGACCCGTCGCGAACACGTGCGGATGACGTGGACGTGGACATACGTCACGATTCGCGCTCCGTCTGATAATAACTGTTGGTTTCGACCGCTGAAAAAGGAACACTACGAAGGTAGTGAACGCTCCGTCAGCGCCTGACCGGGACGCCGCGCTCGTCGAGGTACGCCTTCGTCTCCTCGATGGAGTAGTCGCCGAAGTGGAAGATGGAGGCCGCCAGCCCGGCGTCCGCGTTCGCCTCGGTGAACACCTCGTACATGTCCTCGGGGCTCCCGCAGCCGGAGGAGGCGATGAGGGGGGTCGACACCGCCTCGCCGACCGCCTTCATCAGGGGCACGTCGTAGCCGTCCTTCGTCCCGTCCTTGTCGATGGAGTTGACGAACAGCTCGCCCGCGCCGCGCTCCTCGGCCTCCTGCGCCCACGAGACGGCGTCGATCCCGGTGCCCTCGCGGCCGCCCTTCTTCGTGCACTCGAACCACACCGTCTCGCCGTCCTCGTCCTCGTAGAAGTGCTCGCCGGCGTCGTCGTACCGCCGCCGCGCGTCGACGGAGATGACGATGCACTGGCTGCCGAACGCGGCCGCGCCCTCGTCGATGAGTTCGGGGCGTTCGAGGGCCCCGGTCGTGATCGACACCTTGTCCGCGCCCGCCCGGAGCGTCTCCTTGATGTCCGCCTTCGTCCGGATCCCCCCGCCGACCGTCAGCGGGATGAAACACTCGTCGGCGACCGCGTTGACGACGTCGAGCATCGTCTCGCGGCCCTCCGCGCTGGCGGTGATGTCGAGGAAGACGAACTCGTCTGCCCCCGCCGCGTTGTACTTCTTCGCCAGCTCGACGGGGTCGCCGGTGTACTCCAAGTTCTCGAAGTTGACGCCGGTGTACACCGCGGCGTCGCCCTCCTCGTCGAGGTCGACGTCGATACAGGGGATAATGCGCTTCGTGAGTCCCATTCGTTGCCGGAGCGTTGGCCGTCGGCCGGGTTAAAAGGCGCGGGGCGCGCTCGTCGGGGGCCGCGAACGCGCCACTACTCGTCGGGGGCCACGGACGCGACCTCACTCGGCGTCGTCGATCTCGGTCGTCGCCGCCTCGGTCCCGCCCGACTGTTCCCGCCTGTCGTACTTCGCGACGGCGCGGTCCGCGCGCGTCGAGACGCCGTTCGGGTTCCGCGCGGGGCTCCGGTCCCGCCGCCGCGCGACCAGTCCGTCGGAGCTCCCGCCGGTGAGGCCCAACAGCACGTCGCGGCCCGTCGCGGCCCACCGCGAGGGTGTCGACTCGCCGCGCGCCACGTCTCGGCCCGCGTCGAGCGCGTCGCCCAGGGCGTGCGACCCCGTTCGGAGGAGGACCGTCGGCCGCACGCCGTAGTTCTTCAACAGCCGGTAGGCGAGCGCTCGGTACTTCCAGCCCCACTCGTGGGCGCTCCGCCCGCCGTCGGCGGCGGTCGGGTTCGGGAGCTCCTTCCGCGCGGACAGGTCCGGTCGCCACGCCACCTCGCGGTCCATGCGCGCGAGCCGGTGGGCGGCGTCGCGCGCGCCGCCGACCCGGAGGTACTCGTCGAAGCCGTCGAGGTCGCGCAGGGCGTCCCGTCGGAAGGCGACGTTGCCGCCCTCGAAGTAGGTGACGTCTCGACCCGCGATCCGGCTGCGCTCCGGCTCGTCCGGGCCGTCGGCGTCCGTGCCCTCCGGGATCTCCGGCCCGACCCCCTCGCCGAAGTCGGTGTCGGCGGAAGGCGTCTCGCCCGGCGGGATCGGCGTCACCGGTCCCGAGACCACGGGGGCCGCGTCGAGACCGGCCGCGACCGCGTCGCGCCAGCCGGTCTCGATCCGGTTGTCGTAATCGACCAGGGCGACCGCGTCGCCCGTCGCGGCCTCGATGCCGGCGTTGCGGGCGACGTTCACCGTCCGGTCGGAGATCTCGACTAACACGTCCACGTCGTCGCGGTCGCGAACCATGCCGGTCGTGCCGTCGGCCGAGGGACCGTTGACGACGATCACCTCGGCGTCGGGGGCCTCGGCCGCCAGCGCGTCGAGGCAGGCGGCCAACCGGTCCCGACCGTTGAGCGTCGGGACGACGACCGAGAGGTCCATACGCTCTGTTATCGGAGCGAGAGGGTAAAAAGGACTGCGTGTCAGCTACCCACGACTGAAGTCGTGGGCTTGGATGGCCCTACACCGCAGGGCCAGCGCCAATTTAATTATCGGTGGGCCAGGCGTGCCCCCGATGTTGGGGCTGGCTGACGGACAGCCCATCCCTGCCAACACATGTGGCTGTCAGGGATTACGAGCGTTTTTGCGAGAACGAGGTGTCAATCTGTTGTTCCATC belongs to Halorubrum sp. DM2 and includes:
- the hisF gene encoding imidazole glycerol phosphate synthase subunit HisF, with amino-acid sequence MGLTKRIIPCIDVDLDEEGDAAVYTGVNFENLEYTGDPVELAKKYNAAGADEFVFLDITASAEGRETMLDVVNAVADECFIPLTVGGGIRTKADIKETLRAGADKVSITTGALERPELIDEGAAAFGSQCIVISVDARRRYDDAGEHFYEDEDGETVWFECTKKGGREGTGIDAVSWAQEAEERGAGELFVNSIDKDGTKDGYDVPLMKAVGEAVSTPLIASSGCGSPEDMYEVFTEANADAGLAASIFHFGDYSIEETKAYLDERGVPVRR
- a CDS encoding glycosyltransferase family 2 protein is translated as MDLSVVVPTLNGRDRLAACLDALAAEAPDAEVIVVNGPSADGTTGMVRDRDDVDVLVEISDRTVNVARNAGIEAATGDAVALVDYDNRIETGWRDAVAAGLDAAPVVSGPVTPIPPGETPSADTDFGEGVGPEIPEGTDADGPDEPERSRIAGRDVTYFEGGNVAFRRDALRDLDGFDEYLRVGGARDAAHRLARMDREVAWRPDLSARKELPNPTAADGGRSAHEWGWKYRALAYRLLKNYGVRPTVLLRTGSHALGDALDAGRDVARGESTPSRWAATGRDVLLGLTGGSSDGLVARRRDRSPARNPNGVSTRADRAVAKYDRREQSGGTEAATTEIDDAE